Proteins encoded by one window of Styela clava unplaced genomic scaffold, kaStyClav1.hap1.2 HAP1_SCAFFOLD_216, whole genome shotgun sequence:
- the LOC144419728 gene encoding required for meiotic nuclear division protein 1 homolog, which produces MIYSYDDGPSRIQQSKFILCGSSEHKELSLDMFAFSNALCSSVKLAHWEHTLDTLINSLETVPNSLIEGSRVKYETPAKILRKIGEIFLIRHRVNLQYNLLDVPDTYWDHENLEKLYVSTTRYLNINRRVHLMNEKLTYCAHMAELLKTDLHEKRSLRVEILIVLLIFIEIVFEVLHLFVLPLLKTSENDSSGPEKDE; this is translated from the exons ATGATATACAGTTATGATGATGGACCATCAAGAATTCAACAAA GTAAATTCATTTTGTGTGGGAGCAGTGAACACAAAGAGCTTTCATTGGATATGTTTGCATTTTCCAATGCTTTGTGTAGTTCTGTAAAACTTGCTCACTGGGAACATACTCTGGATACATTGATCAACTCACTTGAAACAGTCCCAAACAGTTTGATTGAAGGCAGTAGAGTGAAGTATGAAACACCAGcaaaaattttacgaaaaatagGAGAAATATTCTTAATAAG GCACAGAGTCAACCTACAATACAACCTTCTCGATGTACCAGATACCTATTGGGATCATGAAAATCTGGAAAAGCTTTATGTGAGTACCACAAG ATATCTCAACATAAACAGGAGAGTTCATCTGATGAATGAAAAACTAACATACTGTGCTCACATGGCAGAGCTACTGAAGACAGATCTGCATGAAAAAAGATCACTACGTGTAGAAATATTGATTGTACTTCTGATTTTTATTGAG ATTGTTTTTGAAGTACTTCACTTATTTGTCCTCCCACTTCTTAAAACCAGCGAAAATGATTCTAGTGGACCGGAGAAGGATGAGTGA
- the LOC120336460 gene encoding large ribosomal subunit protein uL18m-like, with protein sequence MLSLVRSCKRLNERLFVTTQWNQFKAQRLQYSNDHDNERIEKGNDAIKPMENFVNRNPRNLERLCYTIKDYGWGMEWGGYAKILSSNFPRRNYYHRLILRHSSWHMYAEVEHHTGRIVIDASTREKYIRKRLHCTTDVSAAANLGRVIASRCLRAGISCVSFRFPELYEIESESINLFKEAAEAEGLCLEEPSYRRLGYVKPHELPTGPSPPGVE encoded by the exons ATGTTGAGCTTGGTGCGCTCATGTAAAAGATTGAATGAACGGTTATTTGTCACCACTCAGTGGAACCAATTCAAAG CACAGCGTCTTCAGTATTCAAATGATCATGATAATGAGAGAATTGAAAAAGGAAATGATGCGATTAAACCCATGGAAAACTTTGTCAACCGGAATCCGAGAAATTTAGAAAGACTGTGTTACACTATTAAGGATTATGGTTGGGGAATGGAATGGGGAGgatatgccaaaatattatcaaGCAATTTTCCTAGAAGAAACTATTATCACAG ACTTATTCTGAGACATTCATCTTGGCACATGTATGCTGAAGTTGAACACCATACTGGTCGCATTGTTATCGATGCATCAACAAGAGAAAA GTACATTAGAAAGCGGTTACACTGTACTACAGATGTTTCTGCAGCAGCTAACCTTGGAAGAGTGATAGCATCTCGGTGCTTGAGGGCTGGCATTTCATGTGTTTCTTTCAGATTCCCTGAATTATATGAAATTGAATCAGAAAGCATAAACCTCTTCAAAGAAGCAGCTGAAGCTGAGGGTTTGTGTCTAGAAGAGCCATCTTACAGACGACTCGGATATGTGAAGCCGCATGAGCTACCAACTGGGCCCTCCCCTCCGGGGGTAGAGTAA